One part of the Mya arenaria isolate MELC-2E11 chromosome 3, ASM2691426v1 genome encodes these proteins:
- the LOC128227487 gene encoding ceramide transfer protein-like isoform X1 — translation MAEEKVDALSITDDEDESEEENSSLFEKKGILSKWTNYLHGWQDRYIVLKDGTLSYFKSENDLSFGCRGAVSLARASVTPHQFDECRFDVAVNDSVWYLRAESEDERHVWIDAIDNHRQAESGYGSESSLRRHGSLLSLTSGTSMSTTSTSSFKRGRGLKEKLMEMETFRDILCRQIETLQSYFDSCASAVSHGSINDLTEDDIGDPDDLDSVASSQSGVNFPGHTPKDLASILQQHGAHSVDFKGESFTFKATTAGIIATMSHCMELMSQREDAWRRRLEREVERRKKYEDAYKNLLEQHNIQQQNVTRLAGPDFEEGPHSVIKEDEFFDAIDASLDKLEKEEEDKRLGHVKAKPPPKISLAPDNKYYDEINKVVNTHIRQLNETTTDGKDVWECIAEDGELRVYKRELEVDGVVLDPMKAVHTVTDSIEEILTRPDTVALRSSTTYKGITGHEVCSHFWDIKYRMDWEATLDSSNVVEWLSEDSFVCYNIIKRVWPASQRDALFWSHIRHVQGETDEEPDLWLVINYSTSHESDQSNKYVRVIMNVAMVCQTIIEPPLDGKITRDNIKCKISYTAEVNPGGWAPASVLRAVYKREYPKFLKKFTSYVRDATKDKEIMF, via the exons atggCAGAGGAGAAGGTCGATGCGCTCAGCATCACAGATGATGAGGACGAGTCCGAAGAAGAAAACTCTTCACTATTTGAGAAAAAAGGAATTTTGAGCAAATGGACTAACTATTTACATGGTTGGCAAGACAGATATATTGTTCTGAAAGACGGTACTCTTAGCTATTTCAAATCTGAAAATGATTTATCGTTTGGCTGTAGAGGAGCTGTGAGTTTGGCCCGAGCTTCTGTTACG CCCCATCAGTTTGATGAGTGCAGATTCGATGTTGCAGTGAACGACTCTGTGTGGTACTTGAGGGCGGAAAGTGAGGATGAGAGACATGTATGGATTGATGCCATTGACAATCACCGGCAGGCAGAGTCTGGGTACGGCAGTGAGAGTAGCCTGCGACGTCATGGCTCACTTCTCTCCCTCACGTCCGGTACATCAATGTCCACAACATCAACATCTTCTTTCAAG AGAGGACGAGGTCTCAAAGAAAAGTTGATGGAGATGGAGACATTCAGAGACATATTGTGTCGACAGATTGAAACCCTGCAGAGCTACTTTGACAGTTGTGCTTCGGCAGTTTCTCATGGCTCAATCAATGACT TGACTGAGGATGACATTGGAGACCCTGATGACCTGGACAGTGTGGCCAGCAGTCAGTCTGGTGTCAACTTCCCCGGACACACACCTAAAGATTTAG CTTCCATTTTACAGCAGCATGGAGCCCATTCAGTAGATTTCAAAGGAGAGTCTTTCACATTTAAAGCCACAACAGCGGGCATTATAGCCACCATGTCTCATTGTATGGAGCTGATGTCTCAGCGCGAAGATGCTTGGCGGAGAAGGTTAGAAAGG GAGGTGGAGCGACGGAAGAAATATGAGGATGCTTACAAGAACTTGCTGGAGCAGCATAACATACAACAGCAGAACGTCACCCGACTTGCGGGGCCTGACTTTGAG GAGGGTCCTCACTCAGTCATTAAGGAGGATGAGTTTTTCGATGCCATCGATGCATCACTGGACAAGTTGGAGAAAGAGGAGGAAGAT AAGCGGTTGGGTCATGTGAAGGCCAAACCACCACCAAAGATCTCACTGGCTCCAGACAACAAGTATTATGATGAG ATCAATAAAGTTGTCAATACGCACATTCGGCAACTAAATGAGACAACAACTGACGGGAAGGACGTATGGGAGTGTATCGCGGAGGACGGTGAACTTCGTGTGTACAAACGGGAACTGGAGGTGGACGGAGTCGTGCTCGACCCAATGAAAGCCGTACACACAGTGACG GATAGCATAGAGGAGATTCTTACCCGCCCTGACACTGTAGCGTTAAGATCATCCACGACGTACAAG GGCATCACAGGACATGAGGTGTGTAGTCATTTCTGGGACATCAAGTACCGCATGGATTGGGAAG CTACCCTTGACAGCAGCAATGTCGTGGAATGGTTGTCAGAGGACTCATTTGTATGTTACAACATCATCAAGCGCGTGTGGCCGGCCTCCCAGCGTGACGCACTCTTCTGGTCGCACATACGACACGTGCAGGGTGAAACGGATGAGGAACCGGACCTCTGGCTTGTTATCAACTATTCAACATCTCATGAAAGTGATCAG TCTAACAAGTATGTTCGAGTGATCATGAATGTTGCGATGGTGTGTCAAACCATTATTGAACCTCCGCTTGATGGGAAAATCACAAGAGACAACATCAAGTGTAAAATATCCTATACTGCTGAAG TGAACCCGGGTGGCTGGGCGCCAGCGTCTGTTCTACGGGCGGTATATAAGAGAGAGTACCCAAAGTTCTTGAAAAAATTCACTTCTTACGTGCGGGATGCCACCAAGGACAAGGAGATTATGTTCTAG
- the LOC128227487 gene encoding ceramide transfer protein-like isoform X3, translating into MAEEKVDALSITDDEDESEEENSSLFEKKGILSKWTNYLHGWQDRYIVLKDGTLSYFKSENDLSFGCRGAVSLARASVTPHQFDECRFDVAVNDSVWYLRAESEDERHVWIDAIDNHRQAESGYGSESSLRRHGSLLSLTSGTSMSTTSTSSFKRGRGLKEKLMEMETFRDILCRQIETLQSYFDSCASAVSHGSINDLTEDDIGDPDDLDSVASSQSGVNFPGHTPKDLASILQQHGAHSVDFKGESFTFKATTAGIIATMSHCMELMSQREDAWRRRLEREVERRKKYEDAYKNLLEQHNIQQQNVTRLAGPDFEEGPHSVIKEDEFFDAIDASLDKLEKEEEDKRLGHVKAKPPPKISLAPDNKYYDEINKVVNTHIRQLNETTTDGKDVWECIAEDGELRVYKRELEVDGVVLDPMKAVHTVTGITGHEVCSHFWDIKYRMDWEATLDSSNVVEWLSEDSFVCYNIIKRVWPASQRDALFWSHIRHVQGETDEEPDLWLVINYSTSHESDQSNKYVRVIMNVAMVCQTIIEPPLDGKITRDNIKCKISYTAEVNPGGWAPASVLRAVYKREYPKFLKKFTSYVRDATKDKEIMF; encoded by the exons atggCAGAGGAGAAGGTCGATGCGCTCAGCATCACAGATGATGAGGACGAGTCCGAAGAAGAAAACTCTTCACTATTTGAGAAAAAAGGAATTTTGAGCAAATGGACTAACTATTTACATGGTTGGCAAGACAGATATATTGTTCTGAAAGACGGTACTCTTAGCTATTTCAAATCTGAAAATGATTTATCGTTTGGCTGTAGAGGAGCTGTGAGTTTGGCCCGAGCTTCTGTTACG CCCCATCAGTTTGATGAGTGCAGATTCGATGTTGCAGTGAACGACTCTGTGTGGTACTTGAGGGCGGAAAGTGAGGATGAGAGACATGTATGGATTGATGCCATTGACAATCACCGGCAGGCAGAGTCTGGGTACGGCAGTGAGAGTAGCCTGCGACGTCATGGCTCACTTCTCTCCCTCACGTCCGGTACATCAATGTCCACAACATCAACATCTTCTTTCAAG AGAGGACGAGGTCTCAAAGAAAAGTTGATGGAGATGGAGACATTCAGAGACATATTGTGTCGACAGATTGAAACCCTGCAGAGCTACTTTGACAGTTGTGCTTCGGCAGTTTCTCATGGCTCAATCAATGACT TGACTGAGGATGACATTGGAGACCCTGATGACCTGGACAGTGTGGCCAGCAGTCAGTCTGGTGTCAACTTCCCCGGACACACACCTAAAGATTTAG CTTCCATTTTACAGCAGCATGGAGCCCATTCAGTAGATTTCAAAGGAGAGTCTTTCACATTTAAAGCCACAACAGCGGGCATTATAGCCACCATGTCTCATTGTATGGAGCTGATGTCTCAGCGCGAAGATGCTTGGCGGAGAAGGTTAGAAAGG GAGGTGGAGCGACGGAAGAAATATGAGGATGCTTACAAGAACTTGCTGGAGCAGCATAACATACAACAGCAGAACGTCACCCGACTTGCGGGGCCTGACTTTGAG GAGGGTCCTCACTCAGTCATTAAGGAGGATGAGTTTTTCGATGCCATCGATGCATCACTGGACAAGTTGGAGAAAGAGGAGGAAGAT AAGCGGTTGGGTCATGTGAAGGCCAAACCACCACCAAAGATCTCACTGGCTCCAGACAACAAGTATTATGATGAG ATCAATAAAGTTGTCAATACGCACATTCGGCAACTAAATGAGACAACAACTGACGGGAAGGACGTATGGGAGTGTATCGCGGAGGACGGTGAACTTCGTGTGTACAAACGGGAACTGGAGGTGGACGGAGTCGTGCTCGACCCAATGAAAGCCGTACACACAGTGACG GGCATCACAGGACATGAGGTGTGTAGTCATTTCTGGGACATCAAGTACCGCATGGATTGGGAAG CTACCCTTGACAGCAGCAATGTCGTGGAATGGTTGTCAGAGGACTCATTTGTATGTTACAACATCATCAAGCGCGTGTGGCCGGCCTCCCAGCGTGACGCACTCTTCTGGTCGCACATACGACACGTGCAGGGTGAAACGGATGAGGAACCGGACCTCTGGCTTGTTATCAACTATTCAACATCTCATGAAAGTGATCAG TCTAACAAGTATGTTCGAGTGATCATGAATGTTGCGATGGTGTGTCAAACCATTATTGAACCTCCGCTTGATGGGAAAATCACAAGAGACAACATCAAGTGTAAAATATCCTATACTGCTGAAG TGAACCCGGGTGGCTGGGCGCCAGCGTCTGTTCTACGGGCGGTATATAAGAGAGAGTACCCAAAGTTCTTGAAAAAATTCACTTCTTACGTGCGGGATGCCACCAAGGACAAGGAGATTATGTTCTAG
- the LOC128227487 gene encoding ceramide transfer protein-like isoform X2 — protein MAEEKVDALSITDDEDESEEENSSLFEKKGILSKWTNYLHGWQDRYIVLKDGTLSYFKSENDLSFGCRGAVSLARASVTPHQFDECRFDVAVNDSVWYLRAESEDERHVWIDAIDNHRQAESGYGSESSLRRHGSLLSLTSGTSMSTTSTSSFKRGRGLKEKLMEMETFRDILCRQIETLQSYFDSCASAVSHGSINDLTEDDIGDPDDLDSVASSQSGVNFPGHTPKDLASILQQHGAHSVDFKGESFTFKATTAGIIATMSHCMELMSQREDAWRRRLEREVERRKKYEDAYKNLLEQHNIQQQNVTRLAGPDFEEGPHSVIKEDEFFDAIDASLDKLEKEEEDRLGHVKAKPPPKISLAPDNKYYDEINKVVNTHIRQLNETTTDGKDVWECIAEDGELRVYKRELEVDGVVLDPMKAVHTVTDSIEEILTRPDTVALRSSTTYKGITGHEVCSHFWDIKYRMDWEATLDSSNVVEWLSEDSFVCYNIIKRVWPASQRDALFWSHIRHVQGETDEEPDLWLVINYSTSHESDQSNKYVRVIMNVAMVCQTIIEPPLDGKITRDNIKCKISYTAEVNPGGWAPASVLRAVYKREYPKFLKKFTSYVRDATKDKEIMF, from the exons atggCAGAGGAGAAGGTCGATGCGCTCAGCATCACAGATGATGAGGACGAGTCCGAAGAAGAAAACTCTTCACTATTTGAGAAAAAAGGAATTTTGAGCAAATGGACTAACTATTTACATGGTTGGCAAGACAGATATATTGTTCTGAAAGACGGTACTCTTAGCTATTTCAAATCTGAAAATGATTTATCGTTTGGCTGTAGAGGAGCTGTGAGTTTGGCCCGAGCTTCTGTTACG CCCCATCAGTTTGATGAGTGCAGATTCGATGTTGCAGTGAACGACTCTGTGTGGTACTTGAGGGCGGAAAGTGAGGATGAGAGACATGTATGGATTGATGCCATTGACAATCACCGGCAGGCAGAGTCTGGGTACGGCAGTGAGAGTAGCCTGCGACGTCATGGCTCACTTCTCTCCCTCACGTCCGGTACATCAATGTCCACAACATCAACATCTTCTTTCAAG AGAGGACGAGGTCTCAAAGAAAAGTTGATGGAGATGGAGACATTCAGAGACATATTGTGTCGACAGATTGAAACCCTGCAGAGCTACTTTGACAGTTGTGCTTCGGCAGTTTCTCATGGCTCAATCAATGACT TGACTGAGGATGACATTGGAGACCCTGATGACCTGGACAGTGTGGCCAGCAGTCAGTCTGGTGTCAACTTCCCCGGACACACACCTAAAGATTTAG CTTCCATTTTACAGCAGCATGGAGCCCATTCAGTAGATTTCAAAGGAGAGTCTTTCACATTTAAAGCCACAACAGCGGGCATTATAGCCACCATGTCTCATTGTATGGAGCTGATGTCTCAGCGCGAAGATGCTTGGCGGAGAAGGTTAGAAAGG GAGGTGGAGCGACGGAAGAAATATGAGGATGCTTACAAGAACTTGCTGGAGCAGCATAACATACAACAGCAGAACGTCACCCGACTTGCGGGGCCTGACTTTGAG GAGGGTCCTCACTCAGTCATTAAGGAGGATGAGTTTTTCGATGCCATCGATGCATCACTGGACAAGTTGGAGAAAGAGGAGGAAGAT CGGTTGGGTCATGTGAAGGCCAAACCACCACCAAAGATCTCACTGGCTCCAGACAACAAGTATTATGATGAG ATCAATAAAGTTGTCAATACGCACATTCGGCAACTAAATGAGACAACAACTGACGGGAAGGACGTATGGGAGTGTATCGCGGAGGACGGTGAACTTCGTGTGTACAAACGGGAACTGGAGGTGGACGGAGTCGTGCTCGACCCAATGAAAGCCGTACACACAGTGACG GATAGCATAGAGGAGATTCTTACCCGCCCTGACACTGTAGCGTTAAGATCATCCACGACGTACAAG GGCATCACAGGACATGAGGTGTGTAGTCATTTCTGGGACATCAAGTACCGCATGGATTGGGAAG CTACCCTTGACAGCAGCAATGTCGTGGAATGGTTGTCAGAGGACTCATTTGTATGTTACAACATCATCAAGCGCGTGTGGCCGGCCTCCCAGCGTGACGCACTCTTCTGGTCGCACATACGACACGTGCAGGGTGAAACGGATGAGGAACCGGACCTCTGGCTTGTTATCAACTATTCAACATCTCATGAAAGTGATCAG TCTAACAAGTATGTTCGAGTGATCATGAATGTTGCGATGGTGTGTCAAACCATTATTGAACCTCCGCTTGATGGGAAAATCACAAGAGACAACATCAAGTGTAAAATATCCTATACTGCTGAAG TGAACCCGGGTGGCTGGGCGCCAGCGTCTGTTCTACGGGCGGTATATAAGAGAGAGTACCCAAAGTTCTTGAAAAAATTCACTTCTTACGTGCGGGATGCCACCAAGGACAAGGAGATTATGTTCTAG